The following coding sequences are from one Capsicum annuum cultivar UCD-10X-F1 chromosome 3, UCD10Xv1.1, whole genome shotgun sequence window:
- the LOC107863790 gene encoding uncharacterized protein LOC107863790: protein MEVLPSNETITLKLSLPPAKSPLIGKSNTPEKKCDSRSKFPASPRFQCRDSSPHISKRAMRTTATSHYSLRKVHGSANKEIIKRALTPPARRPTLRWLDFKPTPSRLCNMSAA from the coding sequence ATGGAGGTTCTCCCTTCCAATGAAACCATCACTCTAAAGCTTTCACTTCCACCAGCAAAGTCACCATTAATTGGCAAAAGCAACACGCCAGAGAAGAAATGTGATAGCCGTAGTAAGTTTCCTGCATCACCAAGGTTTCAATGTAGAGATTCATCACCACACATTTCAAAACGAGCAATGAGGACAACAGCAACAAGCCATTATAGTCTGCGGAAAGTTCACGGATCGGCAAACAAAGAGATCATAAAGAGGGCGTTAACACCACCAGCTCGTCGACCGACCTTGAGATGGTTGGACTTTAAGCCAACTCCCAGTCGTCTTTGTAATATGTCTGCAGCATAG